The Vibrio nitrifigilis genome window below encodes:
- a CDS encoding oligosaccharide flippase family protein, translating into MNKLTWNIIWLIFDKLITLLGGFLITVLTARYLGPEKIGIINYFLAILAFIVPITQFGGDILIFLKSAKNEQSGKMLINHTKNMRRLLFTVSFAAIYLFTYQDYNQYDRLILVILGVASFYQSYDLYKFYFNGVMRSKENVISGQAGVLASLLLRSIFVFFKLPYYFFALPYVALYIIPFWYRKYRIKAKGIETAKYATQFKGYFLKNGFPILISSLSILVYIKVGQIMLGTFLTNKEVGLYTSALTLAQCWQFVPLALIMSFISKSVSSTTFKDKGFRLCFLASTLCSVPFLLATYFLAQPIIEATYGKAFLEAQSLLFLLTLTTMFSLYGTISSRIIIDAGGNKYMMMKSLVVSIMSVGLSYWFVKEYGLIGAGYAALISEAVSGTVGNYFFKKSNIFKLQYSMLMSKKDILSFVKG; encoded by the coding sequence ATGAATAAATTAACTTGGAACATTATTTGGTTAATTTTTGATAAGCTGATTACGCTTCTTGGGGGCTTTTTAATCACCGTATTAACGGCGCGTTATTTAGGCCCTGAAAAGATCGGTATTATCAACTATTTCCTCGCCATCTTAGCGTTTATCGTCCCTATTACCCAATTTGGGGGCGATATCCTAATTTTCTTAAAAAGTGCGAAGAATGAGCAATCAGGTAAGATGCTGATTAATCACACTAAGAACATGAGACGCTTGCTGTTCACCGTTTCATTTGCAGCCATCTATCTGTTTACTTATCAAGATTACAATCAGTATGACCGTTTAATTCTCGTGATATTAGGCGTTGCTTCTTTTTATCAATCGTATGATCTCTATAAGTTTTACTTTAATGGGGTGATGCGCTCGAAAGAAAACGTCATTTCTGGTCAGGCTGGTGTGCTTGCCAGTTTGTTATTACGGTCGATTTTCGTCTTTTTCAAACTGCCGTATTACTTTTTTGCTTTACCTTACGTTGCGTTGTACATCATCCCATTCTGGTACCGCAAATATCGTATAAAAGCGAAAGGAATTGAAACCGCAAAGTATGCGACTCAATTTAAGGGATATTTCTTAAAAAACGGCTTTCCTATTCTGATCAGCTCTCTATCTATTTTGGTCTACATCAAAGTGGGGCAGATCATGCTAGGGACGTTTTTAACTAATAAAGAAGTTGGGCTATACACTTCGGCGCTCACGTTGGCTCAGTGTTGGCAGTTTGTCCCACTGGCGTTGATCATGAGTTTTATCTCTAAATCAGTGTCGAGTACGACATTCAAAGATAAAGGCTTTCGTCTCTGCTTTTTAGCGTCGACGCTGTGCAGTGTGCCTTTCTTACTCGCCACTTATTTCCTTGCTCAACCGATCATCGAAGCAACATATGGTAAAGCGTTCTTAGAGGCGCAATCGCTGTTGTTCTTACTAACGCTCACAACGATGTTTTCCCTGTATGGCACCATTTCTTCTCGCATCATTATCGATGCAGGTGGTAACAAATACATGATGATGAAATCGCTGGTGGTTTCAATCATGAGTGTCGGGCTTAGCTATTGGTTTGTAAAAGAGTATGGGCTGATAGGAGCGGGTTATGCCGCGTTAATCTCTGAAGCAGTATCAGGGACGGTAGGTAACTACTTCTTTAAGAAATCCAATATTTTTAAACTGCAGTATTCGATGTTGATGTCGAAAAAAGACATTCTCTCTTTCGTGAAGGGTTAA
- a CDS encoding glycosyltransferase family 2 protein: protein MEKYKQGLVSVVIPTCNRGELFYKAIESVLNQTYQNVEVIIIDDNSDGPLHLEQYDSHPINIIYHKNSENLGGAISRNKGASLGRGEFVCFLDDDDTYLPNKLSLLVSELNADKSLDAIFGRVIRASNPERPTDMSFTDANGIISGRKSISYLHTNTSLIRHESFDRIKFDEELGKFQDTQLHIELVNKCKCKYIDENVATWFDNHGNGQITDMKDIGQYYRSIDNFTKLKNNLRKRNSISYFEYKKMAFDLSKMKVKCCLKFYNNNVELNLFEKNVLSVLKLRRSLFCK, encoded by the coding sequence ATGGAAAAATATAAACAAGGTCTTGTCTCTGTCGTGATTCCAACATGTAACCGGGGAGAACTCTTCTATAAAGCGATAGAAAGCGTTTTAAATCAGACTTACCAAAATGTTGAAGTCATTATCATCGATGATAATTCTGACGGCCCATTACATTTAGAGCAGTACGACTCACATCCAATCAACATTATTTACCATAAAAATAGTGAAAACTTAGGTGGAGCGATTTCTAGGAATAAAGGTGCTTCTTTAGGAAGAGGCGAGTTCGTCTGTTTTCTCGATGACGACGACACTTATCTACCGAATAAGTTGTCACTTCTAGTCAGTGAATTAAACGCCGATAAAAGCCTTGATGCGATTTTTGGTCGAGTGATACGGGCAAGCAATCCCGAGCGTCCAACGGATATGAGTTTCACCGACGCAAATGGAATCATATCGGGTCGAAAAAGTATCAGCTATTTACACACGAATACTTCGCTTATTCGACATGAGTCTTTTGATCGAATCAAATTCGACGAAGAACTGGGTAAGTTTCAGGACACACAATTACATATCGAATTAGTGAATAAGTGTAAATGTAAATATATTGATGAAAATGTCGCTACTTGGTTTGATAATCATGGTAATGGACAAATTACTGATATGAAAGATATTGGCCAGTATTACCGTAGCATTGATAATTTTACCAAGCTGAAAAACAACCTAAGAAAACGTAACTCTATAAGCTATTTCGAATATAAAAAAATGGCCTTTGATCTTTCGAAAATGAAAGTGAAATGCTGCTTAAAATTTTACAACAACAATGTTGAACTCAACTTATTTGAGAAAAATGTTCTTTCTGTTCTGAAGCTTAGAAGGAGCTTATTTTGCAAATAA